CATCATCCCCAAAGAAGATTCAAGGGTCCTCAAGGTCGTCAGGGTTGGGTTAAATGTCCCTAAAGATGTTTTGAGGTTTCCTAAGGTCCCCAAAGGTGCTCTGAGGGTCTCCAGGTTTAAGGGCCCCCAAGATCCTCAAAGCTGGTTCAAAGTTCCTCAAAGGAAATTTTGAGGCTCCCCAAGatggttttgaggtttttaaagTTCCTAAAGATGGTTTAAAGGTCTCCAAATGCGGTGTGAAGGTTCTCAGAAGTGGTTTGAAGTTCCCCAAAGGTGGTTAGAAGATCCCAacccttcttcctcttttccaggcCAAAGCGGTGCTGGCAACAACTGGGCCAAGGGTCACTACACGGAGGGCGCCGAGCTGGTGGACTCTGTGCTGGATGTGGTGCGCAAGGAGGCCGAGAGCTGCGACTGCCTGCAGGGCTTCCAGCTGACCCATTCCCTGGGCGGCGGCACCGGCTCGGGCATGGGCACGCTGCTCATCTCCAAGATCCGCGAGGAGTACCCCGACCGCATCATGAACACCTTCAGCGTGGTGCCGTCCCCCAAGGTGTCGGACACGGTGGTGGAGCCCTACAACGCCACGCTGTCCGTGCACCAGCTGGTGGAGAACACGGACGAGACCTACTGCATCGACAACGAGGCGCTCTACGACATCTGCTTCCGCACCCTCAAGCTGACCACGCCCACCTACGGCGACCTCAACCACCTGGTGTCGGCCACCATGAGCGGTGTCACCACCTGCCTGCGCTTCCCCGGCCAGCTCAACGCCGACCTGCGCAAGCTGGCCGTCAACATGGTGCCCTTCCCGCGGCTGCACTTCTTCATGCCCGGCTTCGCGCCGCTGACCTCGCGGGGCAGCCAGCAGTACCGCGCCCTCACTGTGCCCGAGCTCACCCAGCAGGTCTTCGACGCCAAGAACATGATGGCCGCCTGCGACCCGCGGCACGGCCGCTACCTGACGGTGGCCGCCGTCTTCCGTGGGCGCATGTCCATGAAGGAGGTGGACGAGCAGATGCTGAACGTGCAGAACAAGAACAGCTCCTACTTCGTGGAGTGGATCCCCAACAACGTCAAGACGGCTGTGTGCGACATCCCGCCGCGCGGCCTCAAGATGGCCGTCACCTTCATTGGCAACAGCACGGCCATCCAGGAGCTCTTCAAGCGCATCTCGGAGCAGTTCACAGCCATGTTCCGGCGCAAGGCCTTCCTGCACTGGTACACGGGCGAGGGCATGGACGAGATGGAGTTCACCGAGGCCGAGAGCAACATGAACGACCTCGTGTCTGAGTACCAGCAGTACCAGGACGCCACggccgaggaggaggaggatttcGGCGAGGAGGCCGAAGAGGAGGCCTGAGTGGTTTCTCCAGAGGTCCTGGCCCCCAGCAGTGTTGCTCCTCCCCTTCCTGGTGTGCTGTCCCAGAGAGGCGTCAACCGGTGGGCGGCGCCTTTGGTGTCATCGTCATTGTCCTTCATCATCGTCAGTTTTGGCCTTGGTCATCGGTGGCGGCAGCAGCGGAGTCCCCACCCGACCTTCAGCGTTGTCCTCATAGTTCTCAACCTTCATCATTGTCATCCTGGAAGAGTCCCCAGCCTTCAGTGTTGTCGTCACAGTCCCCAAGCTTCACCATCTTTAAAGAGCCCCCAGTCCTTCATCATTGTCATCCATGAAGAGTCCCCAGCTTTCATCATCATCAATGAGTTCTTGGCCTTTGTCATCCTTGAAGAGTCTCCAATCTTGATCATGGTCAGAGCTCCCATCTTCTGTCGTCTTCATCCTTGTAGAGTTCCCAACCTTCATCATCGTCTTTGAAGAGTTCCCAACCTCTTCAAAGAGTCCCCAGCCTTCAGTATTGTCCTCACAGTCCCCAACCTTCATCATGGTCTTTCTTGAAGAGTCTCCAATCCTGATCATGGTCAGAGCTTCCAGCTTCCATCATCGTTGAAGGATCCCCAAGATTCATCATTGTCAAGAAGTCTCCAATCTTTATCATCATTAAAGAGTCCCCAAACTTCATCATGGTCATCATCAAAGAATTGTCAAAGTCTCCCCAACCTTCATCCTTGAAGAGTCCCCAGAGTTCATCACAGAGCCTCC
This portion of the Serinus canaria isolate serCan28SL12 chromosome 25, serCan2020, whole genome shotgun sequence genome encodes:
- the LOC103824725 gene encoding tubulin beta chain, with protein sequence MREIVHIQAGQCGNQIGAKFWEVISDEHGIDPTGTYHGDSDLQLDRISVYYNEATGGKYVPRAILVDLEPGTMDSVRSGPFGQIFRPDNFVFGQSGAGNNWAKGHYTEGAELVDSVLDVVRKEAESCDCLQGFQLTHSLGGGTGSGMGTLLISKIREEYPDRIMNTFSVVPSPKVSDTVVEPYNATLSVHQLVENTDETYCIDNEALYDICFRTLKLTTPTYGDLNHLVSATMSGVTTCLRFPGQLNADLRKLAVNMVPFPRLHFFMPGFAPLTSRGSQQYRALTVPELTQQVFDAKNMMAACDPRHGRYLTVAAVFRGRMSMKEVDEQMLNVQNKNSSYFVEWIPNNVKTAVCDIPPRGLKMAVTFIGNSTAIQELFKRISEQFTAMFRRKAFLHWYTGEGMDEMEFTEAESNMNDLVSEYQQYQDATAEEEEDFGEEAEEEA